Proteins encoded by one window of Aphis gossypii isolate Hap1 chromosome X, ASM2018417v2, whole genome shotgun sequence:
- the LOC126552786 gene encoding uncharacterized protein LOC126552786, which translates to MEKVETFEQQPPPPPQQHQNTQIKQDGEKSINENTDVKRPFKRYKINKEERRKRLNAQMSRLVYPKSPLVVFSDLFEDVPIHIQEHRLNNVTSYTAIFIVDDQIYSANNISKALAKQNACENFLRTMLTKKLSERSEKKEESPMNFKMEVGESGSISKPEGPPQEDFPWPNFASLAMHYLINKWELQSVFTRGNHVQKKSTVIKPQPKVNNH; encoded by the exons ATGGAAAAAGTTGAAACTTTTGAACAACAACCTCCTCCACCTCCACAACAACACCAG AATACACAGATAAAACAGGATGgagaaaaatcaataaatgagAACACTGATGTAAAACGGCCATTCAAACGTTATA aaATTAATAAGGAAGAACGGAGGAAGCGACTAAATGCTCAAATGAGTCGTTTAGTATATCCCAAAAGCCCATTGGTGGTATTTTCTGATTTGTTTGAAGATGTACCAATTCACATACAAGAGCATCGACTTAATAATGTTACGAGTTACACagctatttttata GTTGATGATCAAATATATTCTGCGAATAATATTTCCAAGGCTCTAGCCAAACAAAACGCATGTGAAAATTTTTTGCGCACTATgttgacaaaaaaattaagtgaaCGATctg aaaaaaaagaagaatctCCCATGAACTTTAAGATGGAAGTTGGAGAAAGTGGTTCAATATCAAAACCTGAAGGACCCCCTCAAGAAGATTTCCCATGGCCAAATTTTGCTTCATTAGCtatgcattatttaataaataaatgggaATTACAGTCTGTTTTTACAAGAGGTAatcatgtacaaaaaaaatcaactgtCATCAAACCACAACCTAAGGTGAATAACCATTAA
- the LOC114129310 gene encoding uncharacterized protein LOC114129310 isoform X2, whose amino-acid sequence MSWAVNEGASTSATLTKYERMLLKSAVNKGASTSAALSKYDILGREEASPSAALSKYDILGREETSPSAALSKYDILGQEETSPSAALSKYDILGQEEALPSAALSKYDISGREEAPPSATLSEYELLRLENMKNLQQEVGDLFNNTVQSAQKLNKNLKFRSKRKPAYRPGQRIKLFSKLEKSSNMKKTQSEDIRRSLRDKRKRINYDSNKENNDGKNKKRRQRYSHQKKFPLNKPKGLKPKFSRKVPRLDVSNVTQEMLDNIVYSSVGKKYSTDEGTTCHQCRQKTMDQKSFCRNKSCNGMRGMFCGFCLSRRYGEDVAEALLNPLWTCPPCLGRCNCSICRRDQGKDPTGQLAQVAKAKGYNSVYDLLKTIEKEPDNTNENPIDKCEPKNCNSVENNIELQNSDLIVPTSNQLNINNLNDEAVFVESNANNKLEPDNTNENPIDKCEPKNCNSVENNIELQNSDLIVPTSNQLNINNLNDEAVFVESNANNKLEQLKSKKNDYCGIKDEEQCNSENYIVEPRETSEMIIDKLYKKFILST is encoded by the exons ATGTCTTGGGCTGTGAACGAAGGGGCATCCACTTCTGCCACTCTGACGAAGTACGAACGCATGCTACTAAAATCGGCAGTCAACAAAGGGGCTTCCACTTCTGCCGCTCTGTCGAAGTACGATATCTTGGGACGAGAAGAGGCGTCGCCTTCTGCCGCTCTGTCGAAATACGATATCTTGGGACGAGAAGAGACGTCGCCTTCTGCCGCTCTGTCGAAGTACGATATTTTGGGACAAGAAGAGACATCGCCTTCTGCCGCTCTGTCGAAGTACGATATCTTGGGACAAGAAGAG GCATTGCCTTCTGCCGCTCTGTCGAAGTACGATATCTCGGGACGAGAAGAGGCACCGCCTTCTGCCACTCTGTCGGAGTACGAACTCTTGCGACTAGAAAACATGAAAAACCTGCAGCAAGAG gtcggtgatttatttaataatactgtacAAAGTGCTCAAaagctaaacaaaaatttgaaattccgGAGTAAAAGAAAGCCAGCTTATCGACCAGGtcaacgaataaaattattctctaAGCTGGaaaaatcatcaaatatgAAGAAGACTCAAAGTGAAGATATCCGTCGTTCATTACGTGAtaaaag AAAacgaattaattatgattctaataaagaaaataatgatggaaaaaacaaaaaacgtcGACAAAGATATAGCCATCAGAAAAAGTTTCCTTTAAATAAACCTAAA ggtttaaaaccaaaatttagCCGAAAAGTACCTCGATTGGATGTATCTAATGTAACACAAGAAATGTTGGACAACATAGTTTACAGCAGtgtaggaaaaaaatatagtactgATGAAGGGACCACTTGTCACCAATGCag acaaaAAACTATGGACCAAAAATCATTCTGCCGTAACAAGAGCTGTAATGGAATGAGAGGTATGTTTTGTGGTTTTTGTTTGAGCAGACGGTATGGTGAAGATGTAGCTGAAGCTTTATTAAATccg ttatggACTTGTCCACCATGTCTTGGACGTTGTAACTGCAGCATTTGCAGACGTGATCAGGGCAAAGATCCAACCGGACAGTTGGCACAAGTAGCTAAAGCTAAAGGATATAACTCTGTTTACGATCTGTTAAAGACAATAGAGAAGGAACCAGATAACACTAATGAAAACCCTATTGATAAATGTGAaccaaaaaattgtaattccgttgaaaacaatattgaacTTCAAAACAGTGATTTAATTGTGCCTACCAGTaatcagttaaatattaataatttgaatgatGAGGCTGTATTTGTTGAAAGTAATGCTAACAACAAGTTAGAACCAGATAACACTAATGAAAACCCTATTGATAAATGTGAaccaaaaaattgtaattccgTTGAGAACAACATTGAACTTCAAAACAGTGATTTAATTGTGCCTACCAGTaatcagttaaatattaataatttgaatgatGAGGCTGTATTTGTTGAAAGTAATGCTAACAACAAGTTAGAGCAGTtgaaatcaaagaaaaatgattattgCGGTATAAAGGATGAAGAACAATGTAACTCTGAGAATTATATAGTAGAGCCTAGAGAAACTTCAGAAATGATTATtgataaactttataaaaagtttatattgtCTACATGA
- the LOC114129310 gene encoding uncharacterized protein LOC114129310 isoform X1: MSWAVNEGASTSATLTKYERMLLKSAVNKGASTSAALSKYDILGREEASPSAALSKYDILGREETSPSAALSKYDILGQEETSPSAALSKYDILGQEEASPSAALSKYDILGQEEALPSAALSKYDISGREEAPPSATLSEYELLRLENMKNLQQEVGDLFNNTVQSAQKLNKNLKFRSKRKPAYRPGQRIKLFSKLEKSSNMKKTQSEDIRRSLRDKRKRINYDSNKENNDGKNKKRRQRYSHQKKFPLNKPKGLKPKFSRKVPRLDVSNVTQEMLDNIVYSSVGKKYSTDEGTTCHQCRQKTMDQKSFCRNKSCNGMRGMFCGFCLSRRYGEDVAEALLNPLWTCPPCLGRCNCSICRRDQGKDPTGQLAQVAKAKGYNSVYDLLKTIEKEPDNTNENPIDKCEPKNCNSVENNIELQNSDLIVPTSNQLNINNLNDEAVFVESNANNKLEPDNTNENPIDKCEPKNCNSVENNIELQNSDLIVPTSNQLNINNLNDEAVFVESNANNKLEQLKSKKNDYCGIKDEEQCNSENYIVEPRETSEMIIDKLYKKFILST, translated from the exons ATGTCTTGGGCTGTGAACGAAGGGGCATCCACTTCTGCCACTCTGACGAAGTACGAACGCATGCTACTAAAATCGGCAGTCAACAAAGGGGCTTCCACTTCTGCCGCTCTGTCGAAGTACGATATCTTGGGACGAGAAGAGGCGTCGCCTTCTGCCGCTCTGTCGAAATACGATATCTTGGGACGAGAAGAGACGTCGCCTTCTGCCGCTCTGTCGAAGTACGATATTTTGGGACAAGAAGAGACATCGCCTTCTGCCGCTCTGTCGAAGTACGATATCTTGGGACAAGAAGAGGCATCGCCTTCTGCCGCTCTGTCGAAGTACGATATCTTAGGACAAGAAGAGGCATTGCCTTCTGCCGCTCTGTCGAAGTACGATATCTCGGGACGAGAAGAGGCACCGCCTTCTGCCACTCTGTCGGAGTACGAACTCTTGCGACTAGAAAACATGAAAAACCTGCAGCAAGAG gtcggtgatttatttaataatactgtacAAAGTGCTCAAaagctaaacaaaaatttgaaattccgGAGTAAAAGAAAGCCAGCTTATCGACCAGGtcaacgaataaaattattctctaAGCTGGaaaaatcatcaaatatgAAGAAGACTCAAAGTGAAGATATCCGTCGTTCATTACGTGAtaaaag AAAacgaattaattatgattctaataaagaaaataatgatggaaaaaacaaaaaacgtcGACAAAGATATAGCCATCAGAAAAAGTTTCCTTTAAATAAACCTAAA ggtttaaaaccaaaatttagCCGAAAAGTACCTCGATTGGATGTATCTAATGTAACACAAGAAATGTTGGACAACATAGTTTACAGCAGtgtaggaaaaaaatatagtactgATGAAGGGACCACTTGTCACCAATGCag acaaaAAACTATGGACCAAAAATCATTCTGCCGTAACAAGAGCTGTAATGGAATGAGAGGTATGTTTTGTGGTTTTTGTTTGAGCAGACGGTATGGTGAAGATGTAGCTGAAGCTTTATTAAATccg ttatggACTTGTCCACCATGTCTTGGACGTTGTAACTGCAGCATTTGCAGACGTGATCAGGGCAAAGATCCAACCGGACAGTTGGCACAAGTAGCTAAAGCTAAAGGATATAACTCTGTTTACGATCTGTTAAAGACAATAGAGAAGGAACCAGATAACACTAATGAAAACCCTATTGATAAATGTGAaccaaaaaattgtaattccgttgaaaacaatattgaacTTCAAAACAGTGATTTAATTGTGCCTACCAGTaatcagttaaatattaataatttgaatgatGAGGCTGTATTTGTTGAAAGTAATGCTAACAACAAGTTAGAACCAGATAACACTAATGAAAACCCTATTGATAAATGTGAaccaaaaaattgtaattccgTTGAGAACAACATTGAACTTCAAAACAGTGATTTAATTGTGCCTACCAGTaatcagttaaatattaataatttgaatgatGAGGCTGTATTTGTTGAAAGTAATGCTAACAACAAGTTAGAGCAGTtgaaatcaaagaaaaatgattattgCGGTATAAAGGATGAAGAACAATGTAACTCTGAGAATTATATAGTAGAGCCTAGAGAAACTTCAGAAATGATTATtgataaactttataaaaagtttatattgtCTACATGA